One genomic window of Niveibacterium sp. SC-1 includes the following:
- a CDS encoding circularly permuted type 2 ATP-grasp protein encodes MFSALFSDYRPPEGLFDEAFAAAREPRPHWQALVAQLRAGGRDALRAQAESLARAVQLDGVTYNVYADPKGADRPWSLDPLPFVIAADEWQTIAAGVAQRARLLDRLLADVYGPRHLLAEGLLPPALIFGHPGYLWPCQGLKPPGDRWLHLYAVDLARSSDGRWWVIHDRTQGPSGAGYAMQNRILVTRGLLQLFRSQRIEHLAEFFRGMRETLMSSVPTRGEPPMVVLLTPGPLNETYFEHSLLARHLGFPLVEGQDLTVRDDRVFLKTLQGLKPVHGILRRLDDDYCDPAELRADSALGVPGLLSAARAGNVLIANALGTGLLETTGLQGFLPPICERLLGERLQLPSVATWWCGEAPALEHVIDHLEDLVIKPAFPTMRMSLRFGHQLGTSERLNLISRLRATPHAFQAQEWIRLSTAPTLMPDGRIAPRAVGVRVFAIATPEGYRVMPGGLARVAAEAGDDVVTMQHGGASKDVWIPSKGRVSTETLIPPPIAVHDLVRSAAVVPSRIAENLFWLGRYSERCETQARLLRAAVTRLTESGEGGQLALASLAGVCRFLGVLPTPEEGAEDEPVTDADWLAAVFDPESPSSLLSNARSLQRAGSQVRERLSGDNWHALNRLLATVDRRARGIQDAIESLDRCMMLCLSLAGFAMDDMTRDDSWRFLLLGRRIERLAGLSALIGRFLADPAPLRHAGLEWLLEATDSIVTYRARYRRRPELLPVLDLIVFDDDNPHALSFQLEVLTRYLGRLGRDYGTRISHAPGELLDRLRRFDPTRFHNLGLLGGSPGGDPIEALEALTAEGSQLAYALSDELGLTFFSHAERALERAEAA; translated from the coding sequence ATGTTTTCCGCACTCTTCTCCGACTACCGCCCTCCTGAAGGCCTCTTCGACGAGGCCTTTGCCGCCGCACGCGAACCCCGCCCGCACTGGCAGGCGCTGGTCGCGCAGCTGCGTGCGGGTGGCCGCGATGCGCTGCGCGCCCAGGCCGAATCGCTGGCCCGCGCGGTGCAGCTCGACGGTGTCACTTACAACGTCTATGCCGACCCCAAGGGCGCGGACCGTCCGTGGTCGCTGGACCCCTTGCCTTTCGTCATCGCCGCGGACGAGTGGCAAACGATCGCTGCTGGTGTCGCGCAACGGGCGCGGCTGCTCGACCGCCTGCTCGCCGACGTCTACGGTCCGCGCCATTTGCTGGCCGAAGGGCTGCTGCCCCCGGCACTGATCTTCGGCCACCCCGGCTATCTCTGGCCCTGCCAGGGCCTCAAGCCGCCAGGCGACCGTTGGTTGCACCTCTATGCGGTGGACCTCGCGCGCTCCTCCGACGGCCGCTGGTGGGTCATCCATGACCGTACGCAAGGCCCATCCGGCGCCGGCTACGCGATGCAGAACCGCATCCTCGTGACCCGTGGCCTGCTGCAGCTGTTCCGCAGCCAGCGGATTGAGCATCTGGCGGAGTTCTTCCGCGGCATGCGCGAAACCCTCATGTCGAGCGTCCCGACGCGCGGCGAGCCACCGATGGTGGTACTGCTGACCCCGGGGCCGCTCAACGAGACGTACTTCGAGCATTCCCTGCTGGCCCGTCACCTGGGTTTCCCACTCGTCGAGGGCCAGGATCTGACCGTGCGGGACGATCGCGTCTTCCTCAAGACCCTGCAGGGCCTCAAGCCGGTGCACGGCATCCTGCGCCGGCTCGACGACGACTACTGTGACCCAGCCGAACTGCGCGCCGACTCGGCGCTGGGCGTGCCCGGCCTGCTCTCGGCCGCCCGCGCGGGCAACGTGCTGATCGCCAACGCGCTGGGCACCGGCCTGCTCGAAACCACCGGATTGCAAGGCTTCCTGCCGCCGATCTGCGAGCGCCTGCTGGGCGAACGGCTGCAATTGCCCTCGGTTGCCACCTGGTGGTGCGGCGAGGCGCCGGCGCTCGAACACGTGATCGACCATCTGGAAGACCTCGTCATCAAGCCGGCCTTCCCGACCATGCGGATGTCCCTGCGCTTCGGTCACCAGCTCGGCACCAGCGAACGCCTGAACCTGATCTCCCGCCTGCGCGCAACGCCCCACGCCTTCCAGGCGCAGGAATGGATTCGTCTCTCCACGGCACCCACGCTGATGCCGGACGGGCGCATCGCGCCGCGCGCGGTAGGCGTGCGGGTCTTTGCGATCGCGACGCCCGAGGGCTACCGGGTCATGCCCGGCGGCCTTGCCCGCGTGGCAGCCGAAGCCGGTGACGACGTGGTCACCATGCAGCATGGCGGCGCGAGCAAGGACGTCTGGATCCCGAGCAAGGGACGCGTGTCGACCGAGACGCTGATCCCGCCACCGATCGCGGTGCACGACCTGGTGCGCAGTGCCGCCGTGGTGCCCTCGCGGATCGCCGAGAATCTCTTCTGGCTGGGCCGCTATTCGGAACGTTGCGAGACCCAGGCCCGCCTGCTGCGCGCCGCGGTCACGCGCCTGACGGAGTCCGGCGAAGGTGGCCAGCTCGCGTTGGCTTCCCTCGCGGGCGTGTGTCGCTTCCTTGGCGTACTGCCCACGCCGGAAGAAGGCGCGGAAGACGAGCCGGTGACCGATGCCGACTGGCTCGCCGCGGTTTTCGACCCCGAGAGCCCCAGCAGCCTGCTTTCCAATGCGCGAAGCCTGCAGCGCGCAGGTAGCCAGGTGCGCGAACGTCTCTCCGGCGACAACTGGCACGCGCTGAACCGCCTGCTCGCCACCGTGGATCGGCGCGCGCGCGGCATCCAGGACGCGATCGAATCGCTGGACCGCTGCATGATGCTTTGCCTCTCGCTGGCCGGTTTCGCGATGGACGACATGACCCGCGACGACAGCTGGCGCTTCCTCCTGCTCGGCCGCCGCATCGAACGACTGGCGGGCCTGAGTGCGCTGATCGGACGCTTTCTCGCCGACCCGGCGCCCCTGCGCCACGCCGGGCTCGAATGGTTGCTCGAAGCGACCGACAGCATCGTCACCTACCGCGCGCGCTACCGCCGTCGCCCCGAGCTTCTGCCGGTGCTCGACCTGATCGTGTTCGACGACGACAACCCACATGCGCTTTCCTTCCAGCTGGAGGTGCTGACCCGCTACCTGGGACGCCTGGGCCGCGACTACGGCACCCGCATTTCCCACGCGCCCGGC